In a single window of the Halopiger xanaduensis SH-6 genome:
- a CDS encoding LLM class flavin-dependent oxidoreductase, with the protein MKFGIFPVEGGQSWDGVVEHCQLAEDVGFESCWVNDHQATEGENYWPSPLTRLTSIGTGTEELELVTSVLILPLYHPLHVAQRAAMLDNISNGRLTLGVGLGYVEEEFDAFDVPMDERAGRMIEGLRFLDEFLSSDEPITFDCPFFSVEDWQPLPPTVQQPRPDLWVGGWGDKQIARSVKFSDAWVPGVVADLGIVEDRKEQQREHIEDSDQSWEEIEHPLMREAVIAETEEEVMERKEYVHRTYIDEYGGEFSHPLMTADSVEDFEELADDRFIYGTPEQIVEQIESMQERFPLDHLALRFHHSGMPKDLVEDQIRLFGEEVIPEFE; encoded by the coding sequence ATGAAATTCGGGATCTTCCCCGTCGAAGGCGGACAGTCGTGGGACGGCGTCGTCGAGCACTGTCAGCTCGCCGAGGACGTCGGCTTCGAATCCTGCTGGGTCAACGATCACCAGGCCACTGAAGGCGAGAACTACTGGCCGTCGCCGCTGACGCGGCTGACTAGCATCGGCACCGGCACCGAGGAGCTCGAGCTCGTCACGTCGGTGCTCATTCTGCCGCTCTACCACCCGCTGCACGTGGCACAGCGCGCGGCGATGCTCGACAACATCTCGAACGGGCGACTCACGCTCGGCGTGGGACTCGGCTACGTCGAGGAGGAGTTCGACGCGTTCGACGTGCCGATGGACGAGCGCGCCGGGCGAATGATCGAAGGGCTTCGCTTCCTCGACGAGTTCCTCTCGTCGGACGAGCCTATCACTTTCGACTGCCCGTTCTTCTCGGTCGAAGACTGGCAGCCGCTGCCGCCGACGGTCCAGCAGCCCCGTCCTGACCTGTGGGTCGGCGGCTGGGGCGACAAACAGATCGCGCGCTCGGTGAAGTTCAGCGACGCCTGGGTGCCCGGCGTCGTCGCCGACCTCGGAATCGTCGAAGATCGAAAGGAACAGCAGCGCGAACACATCGAGGACAGCGACCAGAGTTGGGAGGAAATCGAGCACCCGCTGATGCGTGAAGCGGTCATCGCCGAAACTGAGGAAGAAGTGATGGAACGCAAGGAGTACGTCCACCGCACGTACATCGACGAGTACGGCGGCGAGTTCTCGCACCCGCTGATGACCGCCGACTCGGTCGAGGACTTCGAAGAACTGGCCGACGACCGGTTCATCTACGGGACGCCCGAGCAGATCGTCGAGCAGATCGAGTCGATGCAGGAGCGGTTCCCGCTGGACCACCTCGCGCTCCGATTCCACCACTCCGGGATGCCCAAGGACCTCGTCGAGGATCAGATCCGGCTGTTCGGCGAGGAAGTCATCCCCGAGTTCGAGTAG
- a CDS encoding ABC transporter substrate-binding protein, whose product MDERANHGSSKKPRNKRQISRRRVLSATGAAGVAGFAGCINSGGGGGNGDSGGLDIGEYDGEEVTLEYATAPLFGDIQDELVESMHNAGLPENISVEFSTGVWGADDQQDRYTQILQAGQSTPDIMLTNFSYTSAFAPRGWLVDLNEALPQEKLDELESDYHQTMVDSMRWEGGLYGIPQFVDIPAILYRKDYVENAGYDPEGENWATEPMTWSEFSEIVSDTVEENDLDHGYTLTLNQRTIAHQTGYEKLVTMGGNYFGDMENQHGPIGDRPITVDDEPVVETLRLLRTFMHGSDDEYALEDISGGILPSEALGWDTQPSQESFQAGQAAFHRNWSYAIAQFAGEDAFGEDLGVMPFPYGVSKEEAKYEGTGGTNATLGGWHLSLNPNSENLAAAVELIQAMTSDQFYLDIFELTGSTPPKPELYESDQAEEVPIMNRYLDTLRLQSENQWVHPINAIWDSQSEAIADEFTACLEQEQSPEEAAAAAQEAVEEIEQTEA is encoded by the coding sequence ATGGATGAGAGAGCCAATCATGGGTCTTCGAAAAAACCACGGAACAAGCGCCAGATCTCTCGTCGACGAGTCCTTTCGGCGACCGGAGCAGCCGGTGTCGCAGGATTCGCCGGCTGTATCAACAGCGGCGGTGGCGGCGGAAACGGCGATTCCGGCGGACTGGACATCGGCGAGTACGACGGCGAGGAAGTAACCCTCGAGTACGCGACGGCTCCCCTGTTCGGCGACATCCAGGACGAACTGGTTGAGTCGATGCATAATGCCGGCCTGCCGGAGAACATTTCGGTCGAGTTCTCGACGGGCGTCTGGGGCGCGGACGATCAGCAGGACCGGTACACGCAGATTCTGCAGGCCGGACAGTCCACGCCCGACATCATGCTGACGAACTTCTCGTACACGTCGGCGTTCGCGCCGCGGGGCTGGCTGGTCGACCTGAACGAAGCGCTGCCGCAGGAGAAACTCGACGAGCTCGAGAGCGACTACCACCAGACGATGGTCGACTCGATGCGGTGGGAGGGCGGCCTCTACGGGATTCCGCAGTTCGTCGACATTCCGGCGATCCTCTACCGCAAGGACTACGTCGAAAACGCGGGCTACGACCCCGAGGGTGAAAACTGGGCGACGGAACCGATGACGTGGAGCGAGTTCTCCGAAATCGTCAGCGACACGGTCGAGGAAAACGACCTCGATCACGGATACACGCTGACGCTCAACCAGCGAACGATCGCCCACCAGACCGGCTACGAGAAGCTCGTCACGATGGGCGGGAACTACTTCGGCGACATGGAGAACCAGCACGGCCCCATCGGCGACCGGCCGATCACGGTCGACGACGAGCCGGTCGTCGAAACGCTTCGCCTGCTCCGGACGTTCATGCACGGCTCCGACGACGAGTACGCGCTCGAGGACATTTCCGGCGGCATTCTGCCGTCCGAGGCGCTCGGCTGGGACACCCAGCCCTCCCAGGAGTCGTTCCAGGCCGGCCAGGCGGCCTTCCACCGGAACTGGTCGTACGCCATCGCCCAGTTTGCGGGCGAGGACGCCTTCGGCGAAGACCTCGGCGTCATGCCGTTCCCCTACGGCGTTTCCAAGGAGGAAGCGAAGTACGAGGGGACCGGCGGGACGAACGCGACGCTCGGCGGCTGGCACCTGTCGCTGAACCCGAACTCCGAAAATCTGGCCGCAGCCGTCGAACTGATACAGGCGATGACGTCCGACCAGTTCTACCTCGACATCTTCGAACTCACGGGATCCACGCCCCCGAAGCCGGAACTGTACGAGTCGGACCAGGCCGAGGAGGTTCCCATCATGAACCGGTACCTCGACACGCTTCGCCTCCAGTCGGAGAATCAGTGGGTCCACCCGATCAACGCGATCTGGGACTCCCAGTCGGAGGCGATCGCCGACGAGTTCACCGCCTGTCTCGAGCAGGAGCAGTCCCCCGAAGAGGCCGCCGCAGCGGCCCAGGAAGCCGTCGAAGAAATCGAACAGACGGAAGCGTAA
- a CDS encoding carbohydrate ABC transporter permease, translated as MKKKVLNALSPILYRIERLDEDKYGYLLIGPMLFVLSALAFYPLLRTFWVSLHSDDLRGTYPVGEFSGFDTYSAILSGEMDIILSDPFFSLSNPLSSALGVTLFITAVSVTIGTLLGLGMALILNKEFRGRAVARMIVLLPWSIPIVIQGMIFYLLFQPSISFLVDPLHSLGLFSSNPLVSTRDSIVIVTLIDIWRKVPFIALIILAGLASVDQSLYNVARVAGASKWQQFRLITLPLIKPVVLIGMIFYTISSMKVYGVVEASTGCSTVPTLSCLVVDTFRMQRWATASAIAFLTALLIAGIIMFYLINFRSEVGTNE; from the coding sequence ATGAAAAAGAAGGTACTCAACGCACTCTCGCCGATCCTCTACCGGATCGAACGGTTAGACGAGGATAAGTACGGCTACCTCCTCATCGGGCCGATGCTGTTCGTCCTCTCGGCCCTCGCGTTCTATCCGTTGCTCCGGACGTTCTGGGTCTCGCTGCACAGCGACGACCTCCGGGGAACGTATCCGGTCGGCGAGTTCAGCGGCTTCGACACGTACTCCGCCATACTGAGCGGAGAGATGGACATTATCCTCAGCGACCCGTTCTTCAGCCTGAGCAACCCCCTCTCGAGCGCGCTCGGCGTGACGCTTTTCATCACAGCCGTGAGCGTCACGATCGGGACCCTGCTCGGACTGGGGATGGCGCTGATCCTCAACAAGGAGTTCCGCGGCCGCGCGGTCGCTCGGATGATCGTCCTCCTGCCGTGGTCGATCCCGATCGTCATCCAGGGGATGATCTTCTACCTCCTGTTCCAGCCGTCGATCAGCTTCCTCGTCGATCCGCTCCACAGCCTCGGGCTGTTCTCGTCGAACCCGCTCGTGAGCACGCGCGATTCGATTGTGATCGTGACGCTGATCGACATCTGGCGGAAGGTCCCGTTCATCGCATTGATCATCCTCGCCGGACTCGCGAGCGTCGATCAGAGTCTCTACAACGTCGCCAGAGTCGCCGGCGCCTCGAAGTGGCAGCAGTTCCGGCTAATCACGCTGCCGCTGATCAAGCCCGTCGTCCTGATCGGGATGATCTTCTACACGATCAGCTCGATGAAGGTCTATGGCGTCGTCGAGGCGTCGACCGGGTGTAGCACCGTTCCGACGTTGTCTTGTCTTGTCGTCGATACGTTCCGCATGCAGCGGTGGGCGACGGCCTCCGCGATCGCGTTCCTGACGGCGCTGCTCATCGCGGGGATCATCATGTTCTACCTCATCAACTTCCGCAGCGAGGTGGGAACCAATGAGTAA
- a CDS encoding carbohydrate ABC transporter permease, translated as MSNAGQADSRSTVGRIVDLLIRNPYDSYRLLFYVGLTSFIIVTLFPFYWLLVLAITPQDRLYGMGVLPEGTNVGVFLEVFQRVPLHHYIFNSLVIATLTVIVCLVLGSLAGYAFGRVDFRGKAPLMLLLLVVSYFPGIAFLIPLYEMLTGSLTIGIFQTPDLYNTPWSMAFPFTMLTLPITIFILTTFFSQIPDGLEDAARVEGTTRLGALFRVILPLSAPGVTTAAIIVFISVYREFFFSFLMTDGSADNWAVLVYGILEFEQQSGQLYHLMAAASIIGILPIALLVVVAQKHIVRGLTQGGLKE; from the coding sequence ATGAGTAACGCCGGACAGGCGGACTCCCGAAGCACCGTCGGTCGCATCGTCGACCTGCTCATCCGCAACCCGTACGACAGCTACAGGCTCCTGTTCTACGTCGGGCTGACGTCGTTCATCATCGTGACGCTGTTCCCGTTCTACTGGTTGCTGGTCCTCGCGATCACGCCGCAGGATCGCCTGTACGGCATGGGCGTTCTCCCCGAAGGGACGAACGTCGGGGTGTTCCTCGAGGTCTTCCAACGCGTGCCGCTGCACCACTACATCTTCAACAGCCTCGTCATCGCGACGCTGACCGTCATCGTCTGCCTCGTGCTCGGCAGCCTGGCCGGCTACGCGTTCGGCCGCGTCGACTTCCGCGGGAAAGCGCCGCTAATGTTGCTGCTGCTGGTCGTCTCGTACTTCCCGGGGATCGCGTTTCTCATCCCGCTGTACGAGATGCTGACGGGGTCGCTTACCATCGGCATCTTCCAGACGCCCGACCTCTACAACACGCCGTGGTCGATGGCGTTCCCGTTCACGATGCTGACCCTGCCGATCACTATCTTCATCCTGACGACCTTCTTCAGTCAGATTCCGGACGGGCTCGAGGACGCGGCCCGCGTCGAGGGGACGACCCGACTCGGCGCGCTGTTCCGCGTTATCCTGCCGCTGTCGGCGCCCGGCGTCACGACCGCCGCGATCATCGTGTTCATCAGCGTGTATCGAGAGTTCTTCTTCTCGTTCCTGATGACCGACGGCTCGGCGGATAACTGGGCCGTGCTCGTCTACGGCATCCTCGAGTTCGAACAGCAGAGCGGCCAGCTGTACCACCTGATGGCGGCTGCGAGCATCATCGGGATCCTCCCGATCGCGCTCCTGGTCGTCGTCGCACAGAAACACATCGTCAGAGGCTTAACGCAGGGCGGACTAAAGGAGTGA
- a CDS encoding ABC transporter ATP-binding protein: MGQVNLTDTTKRYEDVVAVDGMNLEIEDGEFLCLVGPSGCGKSTTLEMISGLTLPSEGTVEIAGKDVTNDPPKDRDIAMVFQNIALFPHMNVYDNISFGLRLRDFDDDEIERRVKQAAKIVQLEGMLDRSPDELSGGQQQRVGIARAIVREPEVFLMDEPLANLDAKLRVHMRTEIQRLQKELGITTVYVTHDQEEAMTMSDRIAIINQGKLQQCAPPLTCYNEPANRFVASFIGSPSMNMFDGTVGTDAIEIDHVRLQHGFGAEYDGTDVTVGVRPEDAYLVSSEDAPANPSASFEAVVDVLEPVGDQTYAYLIPESARSETDSETLMGDEGAQLLVSIDPDNSISEDESVEVVFDREKIHVFDGATGDSIAHSLVAEAEAAATSAEEEIEG; this comes from the coding sequence ATGGGACAAGTCAATCTTACTGATACGACGAAGCGCTACGAGGACGTCGTCGCCGTCGACGGCATGAACCTCGAGATCGAGGACGGCGAGTTCCTCTGTCTCGTGGGCCCGTCGGGCTGTGGCAAATCGACGACCCTCGAGATGATTTCGGGGCTGACGCTCCCCTCGGAGGGGACCGTCGAGATCGCAGGCAAGGACGTCACGAACGACCCGCCGAAGGACCGCGACATCGCGATGGTCTTCCAGAACATCGCGCTGTTCCCCCACATGAACGTCTACGACAACATCTCCTTCGGTCTCCGGCTGCGAGATTTCGACGACGACGAGATCGAACGCCGCGTCAAGCAGGCGGCGAAGATCGTCCAACTCGAGGGGATGCTCGATCGCAGCCCCGACGAACTCTCGGGCGGCCAGCAACAGCGGGTCGGCATCGCCCGCGCGATCGTCCGTGAGCCGGAAGTGTTCCTCATGGACGAGCCGCTGGCGAACCTGGACGCCAAACTGCGAGTCCACATGCGGACCGAGATCCAGCGCCTCCAGAAGGAACTGGGCATCACGACGGTCTACGTCACTCACGACCAGGAGGAGGCGATGACGATGTCCGACCGCATCGCCATCATCAACCAGGGGAAGCTACAGCAGTGTGCGCCGCCGCTGACCTGCTACAACGAGCCGGCCAACCGGTTCGTCGCGAGCTTCATCGGCAGTCCGTCGATGAACATGTTCGACGGCACCGTCGGGACCGACGCGATCGAAATCGACCACGTCCGACTCCAACACGGCTTCGGCGCCGAGTACGACGGCACCGACGTTACCGTCGGCGTCCGTCCGGAGGACGCCTACCTCGTTTCGAGCGAGGACGCCCCCGCGAACCCGAGCGCATCGTTCGAGGCCGTCGTCGACGTCCTCGAGCCGGTCGGCGACCAGACGTACGCGTACTTGATTCCGGAGTCCGCACGCTCGGAGACCGACAGCGAGACGCTCATGGGCGACGAGGGTGCCCAGTTGCTCGTCAGTATCGACCCCGACAATTCGATCAGCGAAGACGAGTCGGTCGAGGTCGTCTTCGACCGCGAGAAGATCCACGTCTTCGACGGCGCGACGGGTGACTCCATCGCGCACAGCCTCGTCGCCGAGGCCGAGGCCGCCGCTACGTCCGCCGAAGAAGAAATCGAGGGGTGA
- a CDS encoding Gfo/Idh/MocA family protein has protein sequence MIRTALLGLGGYGQLLARGLNDNPETTLEAVVDVNPDNLEIAVDEFGVDADACYTDEAAMYNEREFDAAVIATPPAFHRDQIRTAVDHDLHVLCEKPIVGDLEEARDVEAMFADSSQVLMAGYQRHLEPAFIRGRERWAEGDAEPTFMTGELLQDWTDHFEKGTNWRLDPDVGCRGHLFSVGTHVLESLLWMTGLEPESVAADMAFYDDAERIDQRATLSIRFENGAVATMADSAVATTDRERIQIWDDDGALEFTRRDWGEPTLTAIDDAGDDTVPDVDHSSGRGKIEAFVEAITTDAEPPATLEDVIRVTALLDAAYEAARTGERVAVDLE, from the coding sequence ATGATTCGTACCGCGTTACTGGGCTTGGGAGGCTACGGGCAGCTCCTCGCACGCGGATTGAACGACAATCCCGAGACGACCCTCGAAGCAGTCGTAGACGTCAATCCGGACAACCTCGAGATCGCGGTCGACGAGTTCGGCGTCGATGCCGACGCGTGTTACACCGACGAGGCGGCGATGTACAACGAACGGGAGTTCGACGCCGCCGTCATCGCGACGCCGCCGGCGTTTCACCGCGACCAGATCCGCACGGCCGTCGATCACGACCTCCACGTACTCTGTGAGAAACCTATCGTCGGCGACCTCGAGGAGGCTCGAGACGTCGAAGCCATGTTCGCCGACAGCTCACAAGTGCTGATGGCGGGCTACCAGCGCCACCTCGAGCCGGCGTTCATCCGCGGCCGCGAACGCTGGGCCGAGGGCGACGCGGAGCCGACGTTCATGACCGGCGAACTCCTGCAGGACTGGACGGACCACTTCGAGAAGGGAACGAACTGGCGGCTCGATCCCGACGTCGGCTGTCGCGGCCACCTCTTCAGCGTCGGGACGCACGTCCTCGAGTCGCTGCTCTGGATGACCGGCCTCGAGCCCGAATCGGTCGCCGCCGACATGGCGTTCTACGACGACGCGGAGCGGATCGACCAGCGCGCGACGCTGTCGATCCGGTTCGAGAACGGCGCCGTCGCGACGATGGCCGACTCGGCCGTCGCGACGACCGACCGCGAACGGATTCAGATCTGGGACGACGACGGCGCGCTCGAGTTCACCCGCCGCGACTGGGGCGAGCCGACGCTGACGGCGATCGACGACGCGGGCGACGACACCGTCCCGGACGTCGATCACAGTAGCGGCCGCGGGAAGATCGAGGCGTTCGTCGAGGCGATCACGACGGACGCCGAACCGCCGGCGACGCTCGAGGACGTGATCCGCGTGACGGCGCTGCTCGATGCGGCGTACGAGGCGGCCCGAACTGGAGAGCGGGTCGCAGTTGATCTCGAGTGA
- a CDS encoding class I SAM-dependent methyltransferase translates to MDESLEELADRFSQIADRYDEKHGSEEKPVYNACASLVIEHAAPHPDDVVLDLGTGTGVIALALAGDADYVVGRDISDGMIEQARSKAADSGIENVEFGYGEFRDPRYDGNVDIIVSNFALHHLPDEEKREAIEVIADLGPRRLVLGDAMFFGSSNPEEPLFDHGVDAATVGMLVDVLTDAGFVITTAERVHDQVGVLVAEKIGNAVEQDTVSAEVTIDGDTQK, encoded by the coding sequence ATGGACGAGTCCCTCGAGGAGCTCGCCGATCGCTTCTCGCAGATCGCCGATCGGTACGACGAGAAACACGGCAGCGAAGAGAAGCCGGTTTACAACGCGTGCGCCTCACTCGTTATCGAACACGCTGCCCCTCACCCCGACGACGTCGTGCTCGACCTCGGGACGGGGACGGGCGTAATTGCGCTCGCGCTGGCCGGAGATGCCGATTACGTCGTCGGTCGAGACATCAGTGATGGGATGATCGAGCAGGCGCGATCGAAGGCCGCCGACAGCGGTATCGAAAATGTGGAGTTTGGCTACGGAGAGTTCCGCGATCCACGTTACGACGGCAACGTGGATATTATCGTTTCGAATTTCGCCCTGCACCATCTTCCCGACGAGGAAAAGCGCGAGGCGATCGAAGTCATCGCCGATCTCGGTCCGCGTCGGCTCGTCCTCGGTGACGCGATGTTCTTCGGATCATCCAACCCCGAAGAACCGCTATTCGACCACGGGGTTGATGCGGCTACCGTTGGGATGCTCGTGGACGTACTCACTGATGCCGGATTCGTTATCACGACAGCCGAGCGCGTGCACGACCAAGTGGGTGTCCTCGTCGCTGAAAAGATCGGTAATGCTGTAGAACAAGATACCGTTTCCGCGGAAGTCACAATTGACGGAGACACACAGAAGTGA
- a CDS encoding NAD(P)/FAD-dependent oxidoreductase — protein sequence MQTTGDGDLEYDVLIIGGGPAGLSAALQLGRSLRSVLVCDNGEPRNGPAAEAHGYLTRDGIPPEELRRLGREEVIKYGGEFRDTKVTDVSRDNNGFTTSLDSGETVTSRKVVLATGVRDDLPDTDGFQEFWGTGVYHCPYCHGYEVRGESLGVMVTNQHMVDYAKLIYNLSDDLVVFTDGRDIFDEESRSMFVERGIEIEDEPITALNGSNGDLESVSLADGRNVARRAVFYPPPMEQRSELPEQLGLEVNQAGLVDATRSQRGMGFTSVEGLFIAGDASSGGPPSIPSAVADGYAVGTTVNMELSKEDFERGWQ from the coding sequence ATGCAAACAACTGGCGACGGCGATTTGGAATACGACGTTCTCATTATCGGAGGCGGGCCCGCGGGATTGAGTGCAGCCCTCCAATTAGGACGGTCGCTCCGCAGCGTCTTGGTCTGCGATAACGGCGAACCCCGTAACGGTCCGGCAGCCGAAGCCCACGGATACCTGACTAGAGACGGTATTCCGCCGGAGGAACTTCGCCGTCTTGGTCGTGAGGAGGTGATAAAATACGGAGGCGAGTTCCGAGACACGAAAGTAACGGATGTCAGTAGAGACAACAACGGATTCACTACCTCTTTGGATTCCGGCGAGACCGTCACGAGTCGGAAAGTCGTACTGGCGACAGGTGTCAGAGACGACCTTCCGGATACTGACGGCTTCCAGGAGTTCTGGGGGACTGGCGTGTATCACTGTCCGTACTGCCACGGCTACGAAGTTCGCGGGGAATCTCTCGGCGTGATGGTCACGAACCAACATATGGTCGACTACGCGAAGCTCATCTACAATCTGAGTGATGACCTCGTCGTGTTCACTGATGGACGGGACATCTTCGACGAAGAATCGCGGTCGATGTTCGTCGAGCGAGGGATCGAAATCGAAGATGAACCGATTACCGCACTTAACGGTTCCAATGGTGATCTCGAGAGCGTCTCTCTCGCGGATGGTCGCAACGTAGCTCGCCGCGCAGTATTCTACCCGCCACCGATGGAGCAACGTAGCGAGCTCCCGGAACAGCTCGGTCTCGAAGTGAATCAGGCTGGACTCGTCGATGCAACGCGGTCTCAGCGTGGAATGGGGTTCACATCAGTCGAAGGGCTGTTCATCGCTGGCGACGCCTCGAGCGGGGGTCCTCCGTCGATACCGTCAGCAGTGGCCGACGGATACGCAGTCGGCACGACCGTAAATATGGAACTGTCCAAGGAAGACTTCGAACGAGGGTGGCAATAA
- a CDS encoding helix-turn-helix domain-containing protein → MPDPIQTQLQNERQWEDLLDSMLGLNKLDRGVFRLLAESSEPLTVDHIAKIIDKERTTAYRSVKRLEEVGVAVQEQESCPKGGYHHVYRVSDPDEIADELQRMLNRWYAETGQLIQEFRDIHGGDQQSELDH, encoded by the coding sequence ATGCCGGACCCCATCCAAACGCAACTTCAGAACGAGCGGCAGTGGGAAGACCTTCTTGACAGTATGCTCGGGCTGAATAAGCTCGACAGAGGTGTCTTTAGACTATTAGCGGAATCTTCTGAGCCGCTTACCGTAGATCACATTGCGAAGATCATCGATAAAGAGCGAACAACCGCGTATCGGTCGGTTAAACGACTCGAAGAAGTTGGAGTCGCGGTACAAGAACAGGAAAGCTGTCCCAAGGGAGGCTATCACCACGTATATCGCGTCTCCGATCCAGACGAGATAGCGGACGAACTCCAACGAATGCTCAACCGATGGTACGCTGAAACCGGCCAACTCATTCAGGAGTTTCGGGATATACACGGTGGAGACCAGCAATCTGAACTAGATCACTAA